In Argiope bruennichi chromosome X1, qqArgBrue1.1, whole genome shotgun sequence, the genomic stretch tttattttgctttaaaatatttatgtatgttaCATGATACTtgataaaagtattatattatccgtttttttcttatttttaatattttcatcaatttcattaaatttgagaattttagcaatttttcctCTTTAATTAGAAGTTATTCTATTGATCATTAacaagcagaaatatttttatgatttaatttgatttattatgcatttaatcaattttaaccaactgattaaatttcattttaatgaatcatttaatcaattttgattttaatgatgcatttaatcaaattaaatgcatcattatttgcaattaatgatgcatttaatttgaTATGAAGACTTATGTTCATacttgcaatataaattttataagaggttgtttgaaaaattaatgtttatttatagatataacaacgtaataactttcatttcttttattcattttgatgcGAATTTCATGTATATTCAGTGTAATTTATCTTTAACTTGTCATAATTATAcaagtaaattatttcaaaaatttatattctgtgcTCAATGCCTACGCATGAGCTCCCCCTACACCACCCCCACACTCATGCAGAAATTTGGAAATTGAACTGCCGGTTCAAAATTCGTCATCTGATCATAGTATGAAATCACAGAATATATCTCTAAAAGAAGCTTATGCAGCAATGAAACTGAAagctaaaaatcaaatttcattaaaattagcttctaaaattttcattacttaaattcTTAATAAGCCGACTCTTTATCTTGTAGCATAATATACTTATGCAAAGACAATTAAGGAAATTGGAATCGTAATTTGCATGTCATTTTTTTCCcgatttatattatgaaatttagagGAGGTTTATATACTCTTTGTAATTGCATAATCATGTTTAGAAATGCTCATTAAGTAATgttccttttttgaaaataatttattaattaatgagcATCACTTACAGGAAAATTTCCAATTACCTCAAAGTCTACTTTCCTATATTGGGAATTTATTCCATGAGAATATGCTTGAAATTATGAGAATATTGTCTCTTTTCCCATTTTACTACTGCTCCGAACTACcacaaattgcttttttaaaccatttttaagcaaaaatgtcTTCTACTTcatgaaaaattgtatataaactgTCATAACTATTTAATGCCttcaatttgtattttcttataatCATTCTATcggtaattttgaatattatgatacaagagaaggaaatatttaagatttagaaTTGAATATGAAGGTTATAAAACAGGAAACATCATTTACAGGAAAACTCCCAATTACCCCAGAGTTTACTTAATCCTTtaataatcaaaactttttttttaggtAGAGTATTTAATCCACCaatcaacttattttttattaacatttactgTACctgaaaaaacagaaatttctttcCTACCATCTGCGTCAACGATAGGATCTGGTAATAATGCTTTCATCTGACTCGCGGAAATCGCAGATTGGTTAATCTCAACCAGAGCAAATTTTGATTTAGCGTGATTGGTGCTTCTTGCATCTGCCATATCAAATTCACCAAGGTCAATATCTTCAATTCTGCTGAACTACGAATAATGGACCTTCATTGCCAATCGAAATATGTATATTTGTTGTGAAATCAGCTTGGATGATTCGAGTTAAGTTACTCTCTTTATTTTTGCAGtctctatttctttaaaaaaaagattcaaaattatcggttcaaattctttcattaatattatgtttttcatctttttttccaTACTTCACGTTAAATTATATTGAACCCTTTCGGCCCTAATGGGCATATGCATTCAGACATCATTCCCTATTgggtaaataaattttacttttacatgGGTTATCGCAAACCGAACCATTTTTGCgtgggatttaaaatttttatcatgcaaaattCGGATCGGAAGGGTTAATAACTaactttcatttacaaaatattatatatatgtagattATATGataggttttaaaatattaatgactgatttgatattaaaaaaaaatattggtagcTTGACGGAACGCGATTGCGTTACtagatttaaagattttagattagatttaaaattatttttattcgaaatatttaaaatatttatgttttgttaCATTAAAAGCTTGTTCACAATTATTCCGAGATGAACattaggaaaaaaagaaaaaaatccaaaggaaaaagggggaaaaaatcctaATTAAACCTCGTAACTATTTTATCTTACAAATTCAAGAAATGTATACTTGGCAAAGGTATTAtactatcagtttttttttttttacttatttttaatattcccatcaattttataaatttgagaaaaaaaaacaatccaaaaaCCTAAATTAAAATGTCCTCGTAACTGTTATATCTTACAAATCCTAGAAATGTATAAACGTATACTTGctaaaagtattatattatcagttttttaaaattatttttaatattttcatcaatttcattaaatttgagaaatttagcGGTTTTCTTTTCCCCTTTAATTAGTCTACTGATGATTgacaaaaggaaatattttttgtttttctataaatgatgcatttaatttgaTACTGTGCTCGTAATTAGAAGTAATTCATAACTTCCAactctcatttcttttatttgttctgATGCGAATTTGATAACTGGTCACCATATCAAGatcatttggattttttttttttttagttgttctCAAAGACCTGAATTAAAATTTCCTCGTAACCGTTATATCTTACAAATCCAAGAAATGTATAACTTAATAATTAACCCTAAatataattgtacaaaataaaCAATCACACTcacttaatatttgaattaaattttccgAACACAATTGAAACACAAGTTCACAAACGTCTTCGCATAACACTGAAATAAGCAAGAAAGTGTCTTTCCTCCCCCCTGCCTCTCATTTGTTGAATATATCAACCAAATACATGCTTTCAACTTCGCTAAGGTTCCATCAGTGCATTATGTATTGACCTTTTCCACCCTGCCTAGCAAGAATATGCCTTTTTCCCCtcttaaataatatatgcataaataatccctaaataaataaattttaggcaATTTCTTTCAAGctgaatagaatattttgaatgcagattaaaatgtgcaaaataattgaaattgacattttttttttccagtaggACTTCGACAGTCTAGTGGAAACACCTCTGCTTCAGAGCCGAAGTGCTCAGATCAGAAATCCGATTCCATAAAAGATGTCCTCGTTATTTTACGAAGGTTCAAAATTAGAATGCCCATTCTCGTTTTGCCTCAAAACGGGGCGTCTATATAACAGAACAGGATTAAACTAAATTCATCCTTGCCCCTAATATATGtcaagaaaaatttgtaataaaaaaacatacttGAATTCCGAAGCCACGCTAATGTAGTGGAAATATCAGCAAAATATTCATGTTAACAAGTTTAGTTTActgtagttatattaacgtcaagttttaaagcagcactagggctattttgggacggacctcgcaattttgaacttcggtcagatgacgaggacgacacctaagctgccccccccctctccataccacaccagcgggaggatgtttggcccggacagtttaacgtgcatcagactcGAAATTCAAGTTAACCAGAAATGTGATTAACTCTGcaagagagaaatttttaaatagctgtTAGATCCAACATTAGCAAATAGATATTAGTATATcacaagcaaaaataattttttaaaaatattttactctacgacaatataattattaatcaaaaataattacctaataattaataatcaaaaataattacctaataattaataatcaaaaataattgccTAAAATAATTacctaataaataaattcagcatTATCCTGAAATTATTCTTTGGGCTCgatagtttaattaataaaactaagaTAATATAATTAGTAGACTAAATTCTAAGTCGAGTAAATCGTAGAATACGAAATTGGATGGttaactaatcaaaataattacttaataaataaattcaggattattctgaaattattcatTAGGTTCGATAATATAATTAATAGCGCTAAGATCACTTATTTAGTAGATTAATTTCTAAGGGGTATAAGTTGTGAAATACGGAACTTGAGTGTTAACTCATCAAAATAATCACCTAATAAATAAATGCGggataattcttaaattatccTTTGGGTTCGATAGTATAATTAATAACTCTAAGGTAATGTAAATAGTAGGCTAATTTCTGGATTGTGTAAACTGTAAGATATGGAATTGGACGgttaatgaatcaaaatgattatcCGAATAAATAAGTTCAGGAGCCTTCCGAAATTATTCCTTGAGTTTGGTAGTATAATAAACCCTTTGCACTCTGATAGAGAATGAGATGCATTATTATACGCACGAGAGTATAAGGATATATTTTAGtgcttaaaaatatcaaaaatatttgtatgtttattaagattcctaaaaattaatacaaaagcgGTTGCTATTATACGGCTTTTATAATAATCCTTGCTCTACACGAATTATGAAAATGATGCACCCTGTACAATAATAGTCAGACTAGGCATAGAAATGATAAGTGTTAATAGCGCCACAATAAGTATAATcagtaaagtaatttttaaccCTAGCAAATCGCAGGATGCGAAACTGGAGGTTTCATTAATCAGAACGATGAACCGACTGAATATATTCAGAGCATTCTAGAATTTTTCTCTTTGGCTTAATTATCATATTCGTTAAGttatcaacaaataaatattgaatcaagGCTGCGGGTGTTGAAATGGGTCTTCTCAAGGATCTTCAcagctatgaaaaaaaattttaattatattttttattgaattgttcccatttttactgaaaaaaaaattaaagaacaccGTTATTTGAGACTGCTTATCTTATGACAGTTACCTCTTTCTAGAACTTCTCAGAGTTTTATCGTGTCAACTTGCTAGTTCTTCTCTAAAAGTtggaatttcattacatttaaaaaaaaaaaaaaaaaacattttttttaaggcGATAAGTGCTGTTATACACGTGTTTCAACGGAAAAAATCCTTTTAACCTGTAGCTCATGGCAATTATGGacctcagtaaaaaaaaaaaaaggacgagACTCCAGAAATTTAGTGTAAACATCTCTTTAACTGGAAATATTCTACCATTATATCCTCTCATACATACGTTAAAAGCATTTGGCAATAAATATGCCATTGTACCATCTGTTAGAAGATTTCGTAGCTACTGTGTGTCTCTCAATGTATATAACGTTTTTTAGCGTTATCagaattattatttccattaaaagcGATATCTTGAAGTCGATTATTTTCGAACCTTTGCTAAGAGATAGGGATTTCGGTCAGTAAATCTTCCTGTTGCCGAGAAAGATAACGTTACTGACAAAGGGAGAATGACAATTAATGAAACAGGAAAAACTTcgctaaaaaactttttttccaattgaattttgatggaaaatgaaatttctagaaGGGTTCTTTTAATTGTCTGATACggtttttaattagtattttctgATATCGCGACCTCTTTGCTTTTGTAACCTCAAGAGAAGaattctaagaattaaattttttgagcTTAATCGAATCTTAATATATCAAACGTAAAGGTCCTTGGATAAAAATTCGATGGACAGAAATCAGAAGTGCATCTTGTAAATTCCTTCTCTTCTTGTAAATTCTCTCATCTTGTAAATTCATTCTCTTACTTAAAACGGCTTATGCATTTTCCATCTTTTTAGAGTGAAGgcagatgataaaatatttatcataagcagttccgtttcaaaaaatattcgaaaatgctaaaaaacttacaaatttccttccaatgaaaaaaaaatgtatgttcgaTTACTAGAAAATGGATCTATTTTTAGGGGGAGGGAATATGTGTGCACTTCTGTTTTCCCAGTTATAGAATTTCCTTTACggattatattcaatataaaatgtcttaaccttttaaaaggccattttttttctagtcatggtatattaaaatatttttagaattgagattggcttaagaaaagtgattcatttaacttattagataaatttaatttgattaattaattaatttgattaattaattaatttggttaatttataattaaataagaaatcaaaatgcGAAATTTTCaatgagataaggaactgaagcatctaagtttctgtcttattgaaaaatgtgtcagaacttatgccaatctacataacttTATacgaaaattgataaatttggtgaaaagcatacttcccatgccctagaaagggttaagctaGACtgaattcaaaggaaaaaatctCCTCCAAATTAGAAAAAGGATTCATGAAACGGAAGCTATGAATAATATTCATAGCATATACTTACCCGtaaatttttgtagatttttcatgAACAACTCTCCTgtgattttagaatttctttaagaattggttaaacatttttacattttttttatttaatttatattccatcCTTTgaacaaactatatatatatatatatatatatatatatatatatatatatatatatatatatatatatatatatatatatatatatatatatatatatatatatatatatatatatatatatataatatgttacagtaaaaacccgaaatcagtcaaaaagcGAATTAAttagggaaaacgcgttctaactgacaGCGCCGGGGAGAACCCGAATTAACTGGGGAAAATGCGTTATCACAAACAGCGCTAGGGATAAACGTTTTATTCGTGTTTTTACTGATTTGttagacaaaattatttgcatctatccaaattattatattaatttatacttaGTAAAATAGTATTTGAGGAGGGAAAAAACCTATCATTGAAGGggggaaaaatattgtttaaagcaGTACCGTTATTACACATTATTTATTTCGACAAGGCAAACTACTGTGACACTTAGATTTGCAAAGAGAaccatttttcatacagaaaaatcTCTTTGAAGAACAGTGTTTTATACAAGAACGGTGGACGAACCCTTATCAAGTGTTACAGCTCCTTTTCTTGCTGCTGTTCTCAAAGAAATTTCCTGATTCCGTACTTGTTCTTAAGTTAAGAAAATTTGCGGCGACACATCGAATTCAGATCTAAAAATCAGTGAATATGTTaaacttttgtatcaaattttcaccCTGAATCGATGTAATCTGctgtataaatacttataaaatttaaagttaatataaattgaataaatactgaactaattaagtttaaatatccaGAACCAGTTAAATATCCAATGGCCAGAACTCCATTTTTCGTACCAATTTTGTACCGgccatctttattttattcaagcaCTACACCGAGGAAATTTCGTAAATACAGCTTTTGCTCTGTCAACATCTGGAATGGGAACAACTACATTTCCTCCAATATCAATCTCGGGATGTGTTGCATCGGAGATCTTTTAAATTCGTTTGgcttgtattattaaaatttctttggcTTCTTCTCTAATTAGAAAAAATGTTGGTAGACTTATTAGCAAGCATATGCTCCCCTGATTATGCTTATTCAATTTCTTGTTCCTCTGCATTCATATCCTCGAAAATGTTCTGAAGTTCATCCTCGTCTTcaatagattttataatatctgttGGCAAGGTAGAGGTTGTCATTCCAACTCTTGGTTCAGTCCCAAATATAGATTTGTATGGTGATTGTTTAATTCCTGAATGTAGAGCTCTGTTTTTCATGAATTGGACAAAACGACCATAAGACCACTTTGTAATTTTATTAGCCTTCATCCATGAAGCCAGCATATTTTCTACGTCTTGATTGGCCCTCTCAACCGAACCCTGCGACTGGCTGTGACGAGGCTTCCCATGAACAATCTTCAATTCTGGCCAATACGTACGTAACTGCTCTATAACTGAATTTACAAACTCTCATCCATTATCAGATTGTAGAATACAAAAAGCCTCTAatatcaaaaagatatcaagTGCTTGCTATGCAACCTCTTCCGCTCTTTTGCTCTGAAGTGGTCGTAGTAAATGGTCGTAGTTGTTAAATGGTTCTGGTAAACcataataaacttaaattcattATCTGCTTGAGATTGCATGTCAGTTAAATCCACTTGGCAACGGCTATTCATTTCTGAGTGAATCATGGATGTAGAAACCAAAcctttccttttcatattttttttctgttgccaTATTTcacacattgataaaaaaaaattttgtataatctaAGTGATTATGTTAgcatattttcttgaagtttcaaTTATAAGTCTGTCTCTACCATCATATCCTATGGCTACATGTGCACTTTCTATAACATCAAAATTCCTTcagtttgtaataatattttatggtcTCGTTTTACTccactgatttaaaaaatgtcaaaccTTTTTATTCTGCAGTACTGAACAGAAGTCTTGCTAACGGCAGATTTTGCTTTATCAACCTCAGTTAAAAGAGTGTTATATTCAACACGTGTTAATATCACTCATTCTATAGCAATTGCAATTGTTCAAGAAATCTTTTTCCCCACTTTTTAGCGCAAAAAGCATTAAGATTTTCTTCACTCATTATAAATGAATCAACCAGCACAAACACGTTCCAACAAGAATAAAAGTGGACAACTGCACttccttttgaaaatttcacGAAGAAGAAATCCAGATTCATGCGGTTTTAACTGGACAAAACCGgaaataactaaagaaaaacCGATCTCCTTAGTGCTGTTCTATTAGAACGCGTTTTCCCGAGATAATTCGGGTTTTCACTGGCGCTAccagttagaacgcgttttccctagttaatttgGGTTCTCCCTAGCGAtgtcagttaaaacgcgttttccctagttaattcgcgttttgactgattttggGTTGCAAATAGCTATGAAATCCATCATgggataaattttaagaaaagaccAGGCATACATATtagttatttttgcaacagaatAGGCGCCATGCGGAGCTCTTTATCagagaagtaaataaaataaaatgatacgcCAAGTAGAGTAAACAGTATAGATGTAGTGGAATACAAATTCACAATATCACAACATGGCTACATAAATAATACCATAACAAACTACAAGTCATAGGCAGTATAATAGATACAATGGGAAGTAAGACGCAGTATAGAGTATAAACAAggtctttttagtttttttaagagTTTATTCAGTGGACTTGCATTTAAACTTATACACGCTTCACATGCCCTTGTTCATGTTGTGTTATTAGAAATTTCCGCTCCAAATAATTCTGAATTGTACACAGATAAAGTGTAAAACATAGATCT encodes the following:
- the LOC129959316 gene encoding KRAB-A domain-containing protein 2-like, which produces MNKLNGLVRNTEPDIFPTEHLARKVIEQLRTYWPELKIVHGKPRHSQSQGSVERANQDVENMLASWMKANKITKWSYGRFVQFMKNRALHSGIKQSPYKSIFGTEPRVGMTTSTLPTDIIKSIEDEDELQNIFEDMNAEEQEIE